Proteins from a single region of Sporosarcina sp. P33:
- the comGC gene encoding competence type IV pilus major pilin ComGC: MMIVLLIITVLILIAIPNVTKHSKSIDDKGCDAYVKMVEGQVQAYKMDKKEIPTITKLTEGGYLPESPACPNGSAIAIDAEGKVSASNGGG, from the coding sequence ATGATGATCGTGCTGCTGATCATCACCGTGTTGATTTTAATAGCCATTCCGAATGTAACGAAACACTCGAAATCAATAGACGACAAAGGTTGTGACGCCTACGTGAAAATGGTCGAAGGACAGGTTCAGGCATATAAAATGGATAAGAAAGAAATACCGACAATTACTAAATTGACGGAAGGCGGTTATCTGCCGGAAAGTCCTGCGTGTCCTAATGGCAGTGCAATCGCAATTGACGCGGAAGGAAAAGTTTCAGCTTCAAATGGAGGAGGATAA
- the comGD gene encoding competence type IV pilus minor pilin ComGD — protein sequence MEEDNRIIRNQLGFTFLELLLVLSIVMILAAVILPFSEKRLQKISEDDALEQFMTTVHKAQLYAITHRERVTLKFENGGTTYKVFTGESEVILEGDFPPGMYLGSSIAFRQLDFAGTGYLQKTGKMIFYTKSRGKMSITFQLERGRMIVSG from the coding sequence ATGGAGGAGGATAATCGTATAATCAGGAACCAGCTGGGGTTCACGTTCCTTGAGCTATTATTGGTTCTTTCCATTGTCATGATTTTGGCGGCGGTTATTTTACCTTTCAGTGAAAAACGTCTGCAAAAAATCAGTGAAGATGATGCGTTAGAGCAGTTTATGACAACTGTTCATAAGGCACAATTATATGCGATTACGCATCGGGAAAGAGTAACTCTGAAATTTGAAAACGGCGGTACAACATACAAAGTATTTACAGGTGAATCGGAAGTTATTTTAGAAGGTGATTTCCCGCCAGGCATGTATCTGGGTTCTTCTATAGCGTTTCGGCAATTGGATTTCGCCGGAACAGGTTACTTGCAGAAGACGGGTAAAATGATCTTTTACACAAAAAGCAGAGGGAAAATGTCCATAACGTTTCAGCTGGAAAGAGGGAGGATGATCGTCAGTGGATGA
- the comGB gene encoding competence type IV pilus assembly protein ComGB: protein MERNKLLRSSAGRKLIKPAEFLQRLSVLLQEGYTFHEGLILILPYHSKEYEEKLLQVEAELKMGYGVSHILKNLGFERSIMLPIVIAEVDGNLIRALKEVADRVNRTADKRRQIQKLLAYPSVLFSFLLILLVAFRQFFLPNFEALSVMRASETGGIVQLLPKVVSLIPDLLLILAVIGGAVFVLLKIWLKKLTASRTLHYILKTPVLGRFYSEMKTRDFASELGSLLQSGLSMQNALAVLTEQTEDPILSVMTRRLSELVIYGESLHGAIRLTDGLSPRLADFAKHGADTGYLPKELLLYSEHTSEQLEEKVNQWITVLQPALFGILAVCILLSYLSILLPVYKMIDSI, encoded by the coding sequence ATGGAACGGAATAAGCTTCTTCGTTCATCTGCGGGCAGAAAACTGATAAAACCGGCTGAGTTCCTGCAGCGTCTGTCAGTGTTATTACAGGAAGGTTATACATTTCATGAAGGACTGATACTGATTCTTCCATACCACTCAAAAGAATATGAGGAAAAGCTGCTGCAAGTGGAAGCAGAATTGAAAATGGGCTATGGCGTGTCACACATACTAAAGAATCTGGGGTTTGAAAGAAGTATCATGCTGCCGATCGTTATTGCGGAAGTGGACGGTAATTTAATACGGGCATTAAAAGAAGTTGCAGACCGTGTCAATCGTACAGCAGATAAACGGAGGCAGATCCAGAAATTACTGGCATATCCAAGTGTGTTATTTTCTTTTTTGCTAATTTTATTGGTCGCATTCCGTCAGTTCTTCTTGCCGAATTTCGAAGCGCTGTCTGTGATGCGTGCCAGCGAGACTGGCGGAATCGTACAGCTTTTGCCAAAAGTGGTTTCTTTAATACCAGATTTATTACTGATTTTAGCTGTCATAGGCGGCGCGGTATTTGTGCTGTTGAAGATATGGCTAAAAAAACTGACCGCTTCACGCACCTTGCATTATATATTAAAAACACCGGTCTTAGGAAGATTCTACAGTGAAATGAAAACAAGAGATTTTGCCAGTGAACTCGGCAGTCTGCTGCAGTCAGGCTTATCGATGCAAAATGCGCTTGCTGTTCTGACGGAGCAGACAGAAGATCCGATTCTTTCCGTCATGACAAGAAGACTGAGTGAGCTGGTGATCTATGGGGAATCGTTGCACGGGGCAATCCGGCTGACAGATGGATTGTCACCGCGTCTTGCGGATTTCGCGAAACATGGTGCGGATACAGGCTATCTGCCAAAGGAATTACTGCTTTACAGTGAACATACAAGCGAACAGCTGGAAGAAAAGGTCAATCAATGGATTACTGTTTTACAGCCTGCTTTATTCGGCATTTTGGCAGTGTGTATTTTATTGTCTTACTTATCTATCCTGCTGCCAGTCTATAAGATGATTGACAGCATATAA
- a CDS encoding shikimate kinase, with protein MKRIYLVGFMGCGKSAIGKRLHTLTDIPFYDMDHEITEQMNMTIPEIFEQYGELYFRQLETEFLEKFPEEYCIVATGGGVAVKEENIRLMRETGIVFFLNASFRDIWRRISTDVNRPIVQQSSRQQLETLYKKRKPKYLQASHFTVETTGKSLTDIAEYIIFQIERYK; from the coding sequence ATGAAAAGAATCTACTTGGTGGGGTTCATGGGATGCGGGAAAAGCGCAATCGGCAAGCGGCTGCATACGCTGACGGATATCCCGTTCTATGATATGGACCATGAAATTACAGAACAAATGAATATGACGATTCCTGAAATCTTTGAACAGTATGGGGAATTATATTTTCGGCAACTCGAAACAGAGTTTTTGGAGAAGTTTCCGGAAGAGTATTGTATCGTGGCGACTGGCGGCGGCGTCGCGGTAAAAGAAGAAAATATTCGTCTGATGAGAGAAACCGGCATCGTCTTTTTCCTTAATGCTTCATTCCGTGATATTTGGCGAAGAATATCGACTGATGTTAACCGCCCGATCGTACAGCAATCCTCGCGGCAGCAGCTTGAAACACTTTACAAGAAACGTAAGCCGAAGTATTTGCAGGCATCACATTTCACGGTAGAAACTACTGGCAAATCATTGACGGATATTGCAGAATATATTATCTTTCAAATCGAAAGATACAAATAA
- the comGA gene encoding competence type IV pilus ATPase ComGA, giving the protein MDIETNPIEKTCLQLLEKAIDAEATDIHFVPTAEGYDVTIRKHSLFSKIGQYPHTLGSRLISFYKFLSSLDISEQRRPQSGSFHRSFSECSFSFRVSTIPSIQLRESVAIRIQKHDKIVPLSQLCIKPQWSHQLAEAASCRQGLFLVTGPTGSGKTTTLYSLTSHCVTELKRHVISLEDPVENNHSHLLQIQVNERSGITYSAGLKAILRHSPDVIMIGEIRDAETAKIAVEAALTGHLVLSTIHAKDTVGCLYRLLDLGIHLEELRQTIIAISAQRLVTQKSGDTAAIFEILQEAGLQSATEAIANGQRVIIPDHQKIDTQQAVYDGALYGTE; this is encoded by the coding sequence ATGGATATTGAAACGAATCCAATAGAAAAAACTTGTCTGCAATTGCTCGAAAAAGCAATCGATGCCGAAGCGACGGATATTCATTTCGTACCGACAGCTGAAGGATATGATGTCACCATACGCAAACATTCGCTATTTTCAAAGATTGGGCAATACCCCCATACACTGGGCAGCCGGCTGATCTCATTTTATAAATTTTTATCTTCATTAGACATCAGCGAACAGCGCCGTCCCCAAAGCGGTTCCTTTCACCGGTCATTCTCTGAATGCAGCTTCTCTTTTCGTGTCTCCACAATTCCGTCCATCCAACTGCGTGAAAGTGTCGCAATCCGCATACAAAAACATGATAAAATCGTTCCGCTCAGCCAGTTATGTATAAAGCCGCAATGGAGTCATCAGTTGGCGGAGGCGGCTTCATGCAGACAGGGGCTGTTCCTTGTGACAGGCCCGACAGGTTCAGGAAAAACAACGACGCTTTATTCCCTGACATCCCACTGCGTGACAGAACTGAAACGTCATGTCATTTCACTTGAAGATCCTGTGGAGAACAATCACAGCCATCTGCTGCAGATCCAGGTCAATGAACGTTCCGGCATTACATATTCAGCCGGATTGAAGGCTATATTACGGCACTCTCCGGACGTTATCATGATCGGCGAAATACGGGATGCAGAAACGGCGAAAATTGCTGTGGAAGCTGCTTTGACAGGACATTTGGTCCTCAGCACAATTCACGCAAAAGATACGGTCGGCTGCCTGTATCGTCTGCTGGATCTCGGTATTCATTTGGAGGAGCTGCGTCAGACGATTATCGCAATTTCTGCCCAGCGCCTCGTAACACAGAAGTCGGGAGACACAGCAGCGATTTTTGAAATATTACAGGAAGCGGGTTTGCAATCGGCAACTGAAGCGATTGCGAATGGCCAGCGCGTCATTATTCCGGATCATCAAAAAATTGATACACAACAGGCTGTGTACGACGGGGCATTATATGGAACGGAATAA
- the comGF gene encoding competence type IV pilus minor pilin ComGF, translating to MESIIHLLIFSVIIQMTVLFFYWQAPVEKVYQEELLGEWELFSLELQELLKEVESITEPTKTSFAFRTERGRITIQHYDKMLRKLVDGAGHVPLLMNVKNCNFTVLDDQLHIVVVMLNGVRKERTFAIGKNSE from the coding sequence GTGGAAAGTATTATTCACTTACTTATTTTCTCTGTCATTATTCAGATGACTGTACTGTTTTTCTACTGGCAGGCACCGGTGGAAAAAGTATATCAGGAAGAACTGCTTGGTGAATGGGAATTATTTTCTTTGGAACTTCAGGAATTATTAAAAGAAGTGGAGTCGATAACTGAGCCGACAAAAACAAGTTTTGCATTCCGTACGGAAAGAGGAAGGATTACCATACAACATTATGATAAGATGCTGCGCAAACTGGTCGACGGTGCAGGGCATGTACCGCTGCTGATGAATGTAAAAAACTGCAACTTTACCGTTTTAGATGATCAGCTGCATATCGTTGTTGTCATGTTGAATGGTGTCCGTAAAGAAAGGACATTTGCGATTGGGAAAAATTCGGAATGA